GGCCGTCGATGCGCCGGCTCGGGTGCAGGGTCGCCACCTCGAGGTTCCCAAGGCGGTCAGCTTGGGCGCCGCCGTCACCTGGACCGGTGCGACAGGCGACGATCTCGTCCGCCGCGCCCTCGCGACCCTCGTTCGCGCGCGCCGCGACGGCACAGCTGGCGCCATCCCAGAGATCCACCTGCACACCCCGGAGCGCAACGACCTGCTCGGTGACCTCTACGACGCCGTCCACCGCAACCAGTTCCGAGCCGTCTTCCAGCCGATGGTGGACCTGAGGACAGGACGGTGTCGCGGCGCCGAAGCGCTGCTCCGCTGGGAGCATCCGTCAGCGGGCAGCGTCCCCCCTGACGTCTTCATCCCGTTGGCGGAGTCCAGCGGGCTCATCACGAGCATCGGTCAGTGGGTGTTGACCGAAGCCGTCGACGCGGCACTGCGGCTGCGCGAGCAGACGGGGCGCGATGACTTCCACGTGAGTGTGAACGTCTCACCACTCCAACTGCGGTGCGCGCACTTCGTGAAGGACGTGATGGCCGTGCTCGCCTCCACCGGCCTCCCGCCGTCGTGTCTCTGGCTGGAGATCACCGAGGGGGTCTACCTCGCTGAGGACCATGGGATCGACAGCACCCTCAGGGAACTGGACAGCCTGGGTGTGCGGATCGGCCTTGATGACTTCGGCACGGGCTTCAGCTCGTTGGGCTACCTCCGTCGGCTTCCGCTGTCCTTCGTGAAGCTGGACCGGCAATTCACGAGCCTGGTGCGCGACGGTGACCAGTTGGGCGTGTCGCTGCTCGAGTTCCTGGCGGCCTTGCCGTATCCGGTCGTCGCCGAGGGCATCGAAGAGGCAGCCACCGGTGCGGCACTCGCCGACCTGCGATGTGAGCTCGGTCAGGGGTGGGCATTCGGGCGCCCCGTGCCCGAACGCGATCTGGCACCACTCATCACACAGGTGATCGAGGATCTGGCGGCCCCGGCTCCACGTCAGGGCCCCGCGCCGATCGTCGACCACGAGGACACTCCCCGACCAGGTGCAGCCACCTTCGTCGACGACGTGGTCCACCACATCGACTCGGGCATCGAGCACCTATCCGTCCCGGCGGTGGTGATCGATGCCACGACGGATTGCTCCGACGTCGGGCGGCACTTCCAGGCCCACCCCGCACTGTCCACCGTCGTGGTGGTGTCCTCCACCGGCACACCGCACCTGCTGACCCGCGCTGAGTTCGATGAGCACATGACCGGCCCGCTCGGCTTCGGCCGGGCCGTCTTCTGGCGGCGACCCGTCGCCGACCTCGAGCTCTCACCGGCCACGTGTGTGCGGCAGGGCGCGACGCTGCTGGACACGGTCAAGACGGTGCTGGCCAGGTCGGGGAACCGCCGCTACGAAGATCTCGTCGTCCTTGCCGACTCCGGGCCGTTGCGGACGCTGTCCGTCGCCGAACTCCTCGCCACCTCCTCGCGGTCGCTGTCGAAGATGGCGCTGACCGACAGCCTCACGGGACTGGCCAACCGGACGGCGTTCATGGCCGAGCTGACCAGTCGGTCCCTGGTCGGTGAGCCCTACGCCGTGATGTTCCTCGACTTGAACGGGTTCAAGCAGATCAACGACCAGTTCGGGCACGCCGCAGGGGACGTCGTCCTGACGGCGATGGGCGCGCGCATCCAAGCGACGATCCAACGGTCTGACCCATCGCACGGAACGCTGGCAGCACGCCTGTCCGGTGATGAGTTCGCGGTCATGGCGCCGCACCTCACCGCGCCCGGAGCGCGCGAGCTGGCGGCCGCGCTCGTGGCCGCCATGGCAAGCGCGATCTTGGTCGATGATCAGGAGCACAGCGTGGGCGTCAGCATCGGCGTGACGGTGTCGGAGCCGGGTGACAACCCGACTGACGTCCTGCGTCGGGCCGACGACTCGATGTACGTCGCAAAGCGGGACGCCGGACGCAGCGTCGTCGTGGCTGAGCCCGCGCCCGTCTGAGCCGCGGGTCCTCGAACCACTCAGCCGACGTCTGCGGCCAGCAGGTCGTCCAAGGTCTCGCGGCGCACCACCAGCCGGGCATCCCCCTCGGCGCAGAAGACAACCGGTGGTCGCGCGATCTTGTTGTAGTTGGACCCCATCGAGTGGCCGTAGGCACCGGTGACCGCGGTGGCCAGCAGATCACCGACCGCCAAATCCCCCGGGACGGCGGCCTCACGGACGAGGATGTCCCCGGACTCGCAGTGCTTGCCGACGATCCGGACCATCTGCGGGCGCGCGGCTTGCACGGCGCGCGGCAGGAACGCCTCGTACCCCGAGCCGTAGAGCACCGGTCGGGGGTTGTCGCTCATCCCGCCGTCGACCGCGACGTAGGTGCGGATGTCGGGGAGGCGCTTGATGGTCCCGACGCGGTACACCGTGACGGCCGCCCGTGCGGCGATGGCACGACCCGGCTCCACGCCGAGCTTCGCCGTGATCCCGAGGTCGAGGGCGGTCTGCTCCAGCGCCTCCGCCCACTCGGTGATCGTCGGGGCCGTCTCGCCAGTCACGTACGGCACGCCGAGGCCACCGCCGAGCACCAGCTCGGGCAGGTCCCAGGGTTCGATCACCTCAGCCATGACCGCCAGCGCCTTGGCGAAGGAGTCCGCGTCGAAGACCTGGGACCCGATGTGCACGTGCAGGCCGACCAGGTCCATGGCCGCGCTGGCGTCAGCTCGCTCGACCGCGGTGGCGGCTGCCCCGGTCGACACGGTGAAGCCGAACTTCGAGTCGTCATGGCCGGTGGCGACGAACTCGTGGGTCTCCGCCTTCACACCCGGTGTCAGGCGTAGCAGGACCCTCGGGGCCCGATGGCGCTGAGCTACCAGCCGCTCGATGCGGTCGATCTCTTCGAGGGAGTCCACGATGATGCGCCCCACTCCCGCGTCCATCGCCGCGGCCAGCTCGCGCGACGACTTGTTGTTGCCGTGGAGGTGGATGCGCTCCGGAGGTGCGCCGGCCGCCAGGGCGATCCCCAGCTCACCGCCCGAGGCGACGTCGATCGACATCCCCTCCTCCATCACCAGACGGACCATGGCGCGGCACAGGAACGCCTTCGCGGCGTAGGTTGCGCGCTCGCCGAAGACCGCGGTGGCCTCCCGGCAGCGGTTGCGCAGCCCCTGCTCGTCGTAGATGAACAGGGGCGTGCCGTACGCCTCCGCCAGCTCCGCGACGTCACAGCCGCCGATCCGCAGCTCGCCCGACTCGCCGACGGTCGCATGTTCGGGCAGGAGCCCGACGGGGATCGGCCCGCTCACATCCGTTCCCGTGGTGTCACGCCGAGCAGCCCCAGTGCGGCCGCAACCGATACCCGGGTGGCTTCGCACAGCCAGTAGCGGGCGCGGGACAGATCGACGTCGTCGGAGATGACCTGCCGCTCGACGTAGAAGCGGTGGAACGCATCGGCCAGGTCCTCGGCGTAGCGGGCCACACGGTGCGGGGCACGCTGTTCTGCCGCCTGGGCCACGGTCTCTCCGAAGGCGTCGATGCGCCGGATGAGCTCGTGCTCCTCCTCGGTCGCCAGCA
This region of Euzebya tangerina genomic DNA includes:
- a CDS encoding EAL domain-containing protein; protein product: MPPLLPGRRRRSGADSPTPEPGRLDPLTGLLHRTSFIEVVQSTLDAGARAAVVIGDIDGFSLINDALGHHIGDGLLRQISGHLVNRVPRHCAIGRLGDDQFAVLLPEWTDETDLVAQFAVIREAVDAPARVQGRHLEVPKAVSLGAAVTWTGATGDDLVRRALATLVRARRDGTAGAIPEIHLHTPERNDLLGDLYDAVHRNQFRAVFQPMVDLRTGRCRGAEALLRWEHPSAGSVPPDVFIPLAESSGLITSIGQWVLTEAVDAALRLREQTGRDDFHVSVNVSPLQLRCAHFVKDVMAVLASTGLPPSCLWLEITEGVYLAEDHGIDSTLRELDSLGVRIGLDDFGTGFSSLGYLRRLPLSFVKLDRQFTSLVRDGDQLGVSLLEFLAALPYPVVAEGIEEAATGAALADLRCELGQGWAFGRPVPERDLAPLITQVIEDLAAPAPRQGPAPIVDHEDTPRPGAATFVDDVVHHIDSGIEHLSVPAVVIDATTDCSDVGRHFQAHPALSTVVVVSSTGTPHLLTRAEFDEHMTGPLGFGRAVFWRRPVADLELSPATCVRQGATLLDTVKTVLARSGNRRYEDLVVLADSGPLRTLSVAELLATSSRSLSKMALTDSLTGLANRTAFMAELTSRSLVGEPYAVMFLDLNGFKQINDQFGHAAGDVVLTAMGARIQATIQRSDPSHGTLAARLSGDEFAVMAPHLTAPGARELAAALVAAMASAILVDDQEHSVGVSIGVTVSEPGDNPTDVLRRADDSMYVAKRDAGRSVVVAEPAPV
- the lysA gene encoding diaminopimelate decarboxylase; this encodes MSGPIPVGLLPEHATVGESGELRIGGCDVAELAEAYGTPLFIYDEQGLRNRCREATAVFGERATYAAKAFLCRAMVRLVMEEGMSIDVASGGELGIALAAGAPPERIHLHGNNKSSRELAAAMDAGVGRIIVDSLEEIDRIERLVAQRHRAPRVLLRLTPGVKAETHEFVATGHDDSKFGFTVSTGAAATAVERADASAAMDLVGLHVHIGSQVFDADSFAKALAVMAEVIEPWDLPELVLGGGLGVPYVTGETAPTITEWAEALEQTALDLGITAKLGVEPGRAIAARAAVTVYRVGTIKRLPDIRTYVAVDGGMSDNPRPVLYGSGYEAFLPRAVQAARPQMVRIVGKHCESGDILVREAAVPGDLAVGDLLATAVTGAYGHSMGSNYNKIARPPVVFCAEGDARLVVRRETLDDLLAADVG